The genomic stretch CAAAATCAAGGCTCGCTTTGGACACCTCTCGGACATCTCGATTGGCATCATGGGATGCATCGTGAATGGTCCGGGCGAAATGGCTGATGCTGACTTTGGCTACGTGGGCGGAGGCCCTGGCCGTATTACGCTTTTTGAAGGCAAGACCGCAGTGAAGAAAAACATCCCCGAAGAGGATGCCATTGAAGAATTGGTGAACCTCATCAAAGAACGAGGCCGCTGGGTGGAACCTTGATTTAGTAGACGGTAGACAGTAGGAAGTAGACAGAATAAATTTGGCGGCGAAGCCGCGATTATTCAACTTCCTACTTCTAACTTCCTACTTGTTACTTTTTAACTTAAACAAAGGAATAAAAAATGGCAACTATTAAGACGATGAACAACATTTCCAAGAAAGGCTTGAGCCTGTTTGGCTCGTTCTATCAGGTTTCCGATTCTATCGAAAATCCGGATGCTATCTTGGTGCGTTCTGCTCAGGTTGATACCGATAACTTTGATGGCCTTTTGGCTGTCGCTCGCGCTGGTGCAGGCGTGAACAACATTACGATTGACAAGGCTTCTGCAAAGGGCATCTGCGTGTTCAACACTCCGGGTGCAAACGCAAACGCTGTTGCTGAACTCGTGATGACCGTGCTTGGCATGGCTGTTCGTAACGCTGACAAGGCTGCTGCTTGGGTCAAGGGTCTCGATGTGAATGATCCGGATCTCGCAAAGACGGTCGAAAGCGGCAAGAAAAAGTTCGCTGGTATGGAACTTGCCGGCAAGACTCTCGGTGTTGTTGGCCTTGGCAAGATCGGTGTGCTCGTTGCTAACTATGCTCGTTGGAAGAACATGCGCGTAATCGCTTACGAACCGTATCCGAACGCAAACAACATGCATGAACTTTCTAACAAGGTTGAAATTGCAGACCTCGACACCGTGATTGCAAATTCTGACTTCCTCACGGTTCACGTTCCGTTCATCAAGGGCGTTACCGAAAACCTCCTCAACAAGAAGAACCTCGCTCAGTTCAAGGGTTCCTACATCATGAATTTTGCTCGTGGTGGCATTGTTGAAATGGATCCGGTTAACGAAATGCTCGCTTCTGGTTCTCTCCAGGGCTACCTCTGCGATTTCCCGACTGCAGAACTCATCAAGAACGACAAGGTCACTTGCTTCCCGCACCTCGGCGCATCTACTGAAGAAGCCGAAGAAAACTGCGCTGTGATGGCAGTTGAAGAATTGAAGGACTACATCGAATACGGTTGCGTCCGCAATTCCGTGAACTTCCCAGCTCTCGTCGATCATCCGCATGCTGGCATCAAGAGCCGCGTTGTCGTGATCAACCAGGACGTTCCGAATATGATTTCTGAAATCACGAAGGTGTTCGGTGCCGAAGGCGTGAACATTGCTTCTTTCAGCAATAAGAGCAATGGCAAGATCGGTTACAACCTCGTTGACGTTGAAAGCAAGGTCGATGATTCTATCATTGAAAAACTCGGCAAGCTCGACAAAGTCATCAAGGTCCGCGTG from Fibrobacter succinogenes encodes the following:
- a CDS encoding phosphoglycerate dehydrogenase — its product is MATIKTMNNISKKGLSLFGSFYQVSDSIENPDAILVRSAQVDTDNFDGLLAVARAGAGVNNITIDKASAKGICVFNTPGANANAVAELVMTVLGMAVRNADKAAAWVKGLDVNDPDLAKTVESGKKKFAGMELAGKTLGVVGLGKIGVLVANYARWKNMRVIAYEPYPNANNMHELSNKVEIADLDTVIANSDFLTVHVPFIKGVTENLLNKKNLAQFKGSYIMNFARGGIVEMDPVNEMLASGSLQGYLCDFPTAELIKNDKVTCFPHLGASTEEAEENCAVMAVEELKDYIEYGCVRNSVNFPALVDHPHAGIKSRVVVINQDVPNMISEITKVFGAEGVNIASFSNKSNGKIGYNLVDVESKVDDSIIEKLGKLDKVIKVRVIHF